A DNA window from Setaria viridis chromosome 2, Setaria_viridis_v4.0, whole genome shotgun sequence contains the following coding sequences:
- the LOC140221915 gene encoding putative serine carboxypeptidase-like 30 produces MNDKGSLEFLWNHGVMSDEMWANINEHCSFGPSDGVLCDEAKSPFDPLPGYDPCIEFYVPNYFNRLEVQNAVHARINTPWSTCA; encoded by the exons ATGAACGACAAGGGCTCTCTCGAGTTCTTGTGGAACCACGGCGTGATGTCCGACGAGATGTGGGCCAACATTAACGAGCACTGCAGCTTCGGCCCGTCCGACGGCGTTCTGTGCGACGAGGCGAAGTCGCCGTTCGACCCG TTACCTGGCTACGATCCGTGCATCGAGTTCTACGTCCCAAACTACTTCAATAGGCTTGAGGTGCAGAATGCCGTCCATGCTCGGATCAACACACCTTGGTCCACTTGCGCGTGA
- the LOC117843034 gene encoding serine carboxypeptidase 24, with amino-acid sequence MVPTLSWLVKTGLRVWLYSGDMDDVCPITATRYSVNDLNLTVTKPWRPWYTPANEVGGYVQQYKGGFTFASVRGAGHLVPSFQPKRSLVLFYSFLKGMLPPAVSLSQS; translated from the exons ATGGTGCCAACGCTCTCGTGGCTTGTCAAAACCGGGTTGCGAGTGTGGTTGTACAG TGGCGACATGGACGATGTGTGCCCGATTACGGCGACGAGGTACTCCGTCAACGATCTAAATCTTACCGTCACAAAGCCATGGCGCCCCTGGTACACCCCTGCCAACGAG GTTGGAGGCTACGTTCAGCAATACAAGGGAGGATTCACGTTTGCGTCGGTGAGGGGAGCTGGTCACCTGGTACCCAGTTTCCAGCCTAAGAGATCGTTAGTTCTCTTCTACTCCTTCCTGAAAGGCATGCTGCCACCTGCAGTTTCACTATCGCAGTCGTGA